The genomic segment TCCGTATACTCAGCTGCAAGCACGGGCTTCCCCATTTGAACAAACGGCATCATGGCCTCACACCACCCCTCAGCAAAGCAGTCTTCGGTCAGTGCCCAATCGAAATAGGACAGAAGGTCGGCTACCTGGTCGGGATCGTTCTTTAGCCCGATGGACAGGCCGCGGGCGTGCGCCTCTTCCGCCAGCCACAGGTTGTACTTGAGTTGATCCGCGTAGGTCAGCGGAAAGCCGGTGTCGTTGGTGTAGCCGTCAATGTTGTCCGGCTCGATGCCGTCGAAACCTTTGTCCCTGCACAAATCCAACCGGGCGCGCATCATGGGTGCCAGCAACTCGATCTGACGGATGTCCAGCCAATTCTCCCCCGGCCAGCCTTGATAATCCTCGCCAATCACTGAAGCAGGGAACTGGTCCTCATCTGGACGCCAGTCTTCCCAGCTACCAACGCTTACGTAGCAGACTACTTTGCGGCCCCGTGCATGTAATGCCGCTATCACACTCGCGTCGTTGTCAAACGGATCAATGTCGTACATATCAACATCCAGGCTAAGGTCAACCGGAAGTTCGCTCAACTGCCACTGCCAGCGCAAGTTGACCGTAGGCTTCCACCAAATGCTTTGGCTGTCTTGGGGTGGCGGGGCAGCTCTAGGAGCAGATGGCGTTGTGAAAGAGGCAGACGATCGCGGTGGCGGTGTTGGTGTCGGTGCCAGCAGATTCGTCGAATTGCAGGCCACCAGCAGCACCACCGCAACTGCCACCCATTGTTTCTGATGCGATCTCATAGGGTATCCACCTCGGGCGAGGATGTCCTTCGACTGTGCTTGATCATTGAGCCGCCCAACGGCCTCGAGCTCCGCCAAGCGCGCTGGCCTCCCGACCGCTGCGCCGCACCGCAGGCCGTCTGGCGCCGGCCGTCACACTGGTTCCGCAGCCCGTGGTGACGGTACCGGTGGAGCGCATGGTGACGCCGCCTAAGGCGGCAGGCTTCGGAGAAGCCCGGGTGGCCGCTGGGCAGAGGGGCAGTCCCACTGCGCAGACTGACCCCCGCATGCAAGGCGTGATCACGACGGCGAGTGCGTGGTTTCCCAATGCAACCTCGACGGTCTGACCTGTATCGGCGATCACCAGGCGGTGCGCCGATCCACTCGGCCTGTCCCCAGGCAAAGCGGTATTGGCCGTGATCAAAGTCTCCAGTGTGATGATCGCGTTCGAATGGCCGATTGCCGCGCGCAATCAGCGAGGCAGGACGCCGAGCCCACACGGCGCTGCGGGCCGGCCTGCGCCTTCCTCTTCGGAAGGAACGTCGCTTCCCCCCGCTCCGAGCCCCCACGCCCTGCTGGCTGTACTCGAGGGTGATCTCGGTCCCCAGCAGGATCACATCCCCACTGGCCGGCGGCGCGGCCGGAGGATCCGCCAAGAACTTGTGGGAGCCAAGCAAGGGGCAATGCTACCTAGGGCATCGAGCTTGCGGCAGCCGGCTCCGGGGAACCGCGCTCACGGAGCGGCGGGCCAGATCTGTATGAAAAAGTGGGTTCCCACAACACCCATCGCCTTGACCGCGATCTCACTGTCCTCCAGCCTGATCTCAACGACCTGGCCGGTATCGCTGACAAGTCGATCGGTCTCGATCAGGCCTGCCGCGAGCAGGGCTTCTACGAAGTGCTCCTGCACCAGCGGATCGGAACACTCGAAGATAATCTGGTATCCGCCGGCATACTCCCCCCCGAGTTCTGCCAGAGAGGTCATCTGGCACGCGGCCGGCTGAGGCACACGGTCCGGGATGTCGCTTGGCCATACAAGGGGGGTGGGAGTGATGCGAGGCGGTGGACCCGGAGTCATGAAGCCGGCGTTGTCGATGTCAAGGTTGGCCCCCGGGTCTCCAGCCTCCAGACGCATGTGGTACGGCCCCTTGGCGATCTCGACGGAGTCCCATTCGCCGCGGGCGATGCGTTCGTTTGTCTGCTCGTCGGGGATCGAGGGCGCACTGTAGACGCTGTACTGCAGCTCAAAGCCCAGCGCTTCCAGCTGTGCCAGGTACTGGGCGATCGTCTGGTTGGAGACGGAGCTGTAGCTGATCCGGTATCTTGACCCCGGGTCAACGGTGACTCTCCGGATCTCGCCTTCAAGAGGCGGGATGTCGGCCGGGATATCCTCGGGCCACTTGGCGTACTCGCCGTATAGGAAGCCTGCCGTGGCCTTGTGGGCCACGAAGGCCGGATCCAGTTCAAGCTGGGAAGTGTCCGGGCTTGGGTTGCAGGCGTAGACCGCAAGTAGGACCAGAGGCACCAAGATGGCAGCAGGTTCACGGTTGTGCATCTGAGCCTCCTTGGGCTGGCGGGCGGCGGGCCCTCCGATGGAGCCGCGCGAGCAGGGTCGTTGGGACAGGGGGCCAGCGGAGGAACCAGGCTCGTGTGCTCCAGCAGCAGTCGCCGGGTGCGATCCGCCCGAGTGCGGCGGGTGACCGAAGAGACGCGGGGAGTCTAGACGCGAAGCCAGGCGGGGACAAACCGACGCCCGGTGAGCGCCACGTCGCCGGCTAGCTGGTGGTTTCGCAGGAGTCGGTCAAGACGCGCATCCGCCTCGCCCTGGAGAAGCTGGGCGTGCGCAGCAACAGTGAGCCCCGCCTGCGGCTGACCGGGTCGGGCGGACGTCGGCGGCCGGAGCCGGGGCCCAAGCCGCTTCCCGCCCGCACCCTTCTGCGCTCCGATCCCGACCTGCCTCTGTGTTAGGCTGCCCGGCCGGCGTTCCGGCTGCCAACATCTCGTCCAACTTGTATCTAGACAAAACATATATACTTGCGTATAATACTGCTCGGGGCGGAGAGGAGAGAAAGCGTGTCCATCGGAATCAGCAAGGCCAGCGAAGTGATGGACGAATTCCGCACGGTCGTGCTCGGACGCGGCGGGGTTCTAGACGTCATGATGCCACCGCTGGTGTTCCTGGCCGCCAATGCGCTGGCCGGATCGTTGGCCGCCATGCTGGCGGCGCTGGTCACCTCTGGCGGCCTCGTCCTCTTTCGTCTTCTCCGCCATCAGTCGGTGGTTTATGCGCTATTCGGCTTGGGAGCCTCGCTGCTGGCGCTGATCCTCGCCCAGGTTCTGCAGCGCGCCGAGGTCTTCTTCCTGCCCGACATGATCACCAACCTCGCCCTGGCCGCGGGCAGCCTGCTGTCCGT from the Anaerolineales bacterium genome contains:
- a CDS encoding endo alpha-1,4 polygalactosaminidase, encoding MAELEAVGRLNDQAQSKDILARGGYPMRSHQKQWVAVAVVLLVACNSTNLLAPTPTPPPRSSASFTTPSAPRAAPPPQDSQSIWWKPTVNLRWQWQLSELPVDLSLDVDMYDIDPFDNDASVIAALHARGRKVVCYVSVGSWEDWRPDEDQFPASVIGEDYQGWPGENWLDIRQIELLAPMMRARLDLCRDKGFDGIEPDNIDGYTNDTGFPLTYADQLKYNLWLAEEAHARGLSIGLKNDPDQVADLLSYFDWALTEDCFAEGWCEAMMPFVQMGKPVLAAEYTDAGVGLEQLCQEAKQLNFSLILKNRDLDAWQQTCP